A genomic stretch from Acidobacteriota bacterium includes:
- a CDS encoding citrate synthase — MGHDTLTVTDNRTGKQYDIPIKDGAISAPEFRSMKVSPDDFGLMTYDPAFMNTASCRSTITFIDGDKGILRYRGYPIEQLAEKRTFIEVAYLLIFGELPTPEELKAWTEQVTLHTMVHENIKKFMDGFNYDAHPMGIFLSTIGALSTFYPEAKNVGDINNRHLQMLRLIGKVPTLAAYAYRHSQGLPYVGPNNGLGYAANFLQMMFRMTEAPYAPHPALVRALDVLFILHADHEQNCSANAMRAIGSSHVDPYSALAGAAAALYGPLHGGANEAVLVMLREIGDISHVPEFIKKVKAGEGRLMGFGHRVYKSYDPRAKILKQMADAVFEVTGHDPLIEIALELERIALQDEYFISRKLYPNVDFYSGLIYKAMRFPVAMFPVLFAIPRTTGWLAQWEEMLMDPEQKIARPRQVYAGHDQRDVLLVSPGAAASAKR, encoded by the coding sequence ATGGGCCACGACACGTTGACGGTCACAGACAACAGGACAGGGAAGCAGTACGACATCCCCATCAAGGACGGGGCGATTTCCGCGCCCGAGTTCCGCAGCATGAAGGTTTCGCCCGATGACTTCGGGTTGATGACGTACGACCCCGCCTTCATGAACACCGCGAGCTGCCGCAGCACGATCACGTTCATCGACGGCGACAAGGGGATCCTTCGCTACCGCGGCTACCCGATCGAACAGCTCGCGGAGAAGCGGACGTTCATCGAGGTCGCCTACCTGCTCATCTTCGGCGAGCTGCCGACGCCGGAGGAACTCAAGGCGTGGACCGAGCAGGTCACGCTGCACACGATGGTGCACGAGAACATCAAGAAGTTCATGGACGGCTTCAATTACGACGCCCATCCGATGGGGATCTTCCTCAGCACGATCGGCGCGCTGTCCACCTTCTACCCGGAAGCGAAGAATGTCGGCGACATCAACAACCGCCACCTGCAGATGCTGCGGCTGATCGGCAAGGTGCCGACGCTGGCCGCCTACGCGTACCGCCACAGCCAGGGGCTGCCGTACGTGGGGCCGAACAACGGGCTGGGCTACGCCGCGAACTTTCTCCAGATGATGTTCCGCATGACCGAGGCGCCGTACGCGCCGCATCCGGCTCTCGTGCGGGCGCTCGACGTGCTCTTCATCCTGCACGCCGACCACGAGCAGAACTGCAGCGCGAACGCGATGCGCGCCATCGGCAGCTCGCACGTCGACCCGTACTCGGCGCTGGCCGGCGCGGCCGCGGCGCTCTACGGCCCGCTGCACGGGGGCGCGAACGAGGCCGTGCTGGTGATGCTGCGCGAGATCGGCGATATCTCCCACGTGCCGGAGTTCATCAAGAAGGTGAAGGCGGGCGAGGGGCGTCTCATGGGGTTCGGGCACCGGGTCTACAAGTCGTACGATCCGCGCGCGAAGATTCTCAAGCAGATGGCGGACGCGGTCTTCGAGGTCACCGGGCACGATCCGCTGATCGAGATCGCGCTCGAGCTCGAGCGGATCGCGCTGCAGGACGAGTACTTCATCAGCCGCAAGCTGTATCCGAACGTGGACTTCTACTCGGGCCTCATCTACAAGGCGATGCGCTTCCCGGTGGCGATGTTCCCGGTGCTCTTCGCCATCCCGCGCACGACCGGGTGGCTGGCGCAGTGGGAAGAGATGCTGATGGATCCCGAGCAGAAGATCGCGCGGCCGCGCCAGGTCTACGCGGGCCACGACCAGCGCGACGTGCTCCTCGTCTCGCCGGGCGCCGCCGCCTCGGCCAAGCGGTAA
- a CDS encoding corrinoid protein — MTTPLLDGISSALQRGDRDAVVALTREAIDAATPASSLLNQGLLAGMRVVGAKFRDYEMFLPDVLLAARAMTAAMELLRPLLVADGVPLAGRVVLGTVKGDLHDIGKNLVGIMLQGAGFDTVDLGVDVDPDAFAEAAVTHGATVIGMSALLTTTMIGMKDVIRALEHRGLRDRIRTVVGGAPVSQAFAVEIGADGYAADAPGAVALVRALARVSS; from the coding sequence ATGACCACTCCCCTGCTCGACGGGATTTCCTCCGCCCTGCAACGCGGCGATCGCGACGCGGTCGTGGCGCTGACGCGCGAGGCCATCGATGCCGCCACGCCAGCCTCCTCGCTCCTCAATCAAGGGCTGCTTGCCGGCATGCGGGTCGTCGGAGCGAAGTTCCGTGACTACGAGATGTTCCTGCCGGATGTCCTCCTCGCCGCGCGCGCGATGACGGCCGCGATGGAGCTGCTGCGCCCGCTGCTGGTCGCCGACGGCGTGCCGCTGGCCGGCCGCGTGGTGCTGGGCACGGTGAAGGGGGACCTGCACGACATCGGCAAGAACCTGGTCGGCATCATGCTGCAGGGCGCCGGCTTCGACACCGTGGATCTCGGCGTGGACGTCGACCCGGATGCGTTCGCCGAGGCCGCCGTCACGCACGGCGCGACGGTGATCGGCATGTCGGCGCTGCTGACGACCACCATGATCGGGATGAAGGACGTCATCCGCGCCCTCGAGCATCGCGGGCTGCGCGACCGCATCAGGACGGTGGTCGGCGGCGCGCCGGTTTCGCAGGCGTTCGCCGTCGAGATCGGCGCCGATGGGTACGCGGCGGACGCGCCGGGGGCGGTCGCGCTGGTGCGCGCGCTCGCACGGGTGTCCTCATGA